A single Parambassis ranga unplaced genomic scaffold, fParRan2.1 scaffold_121_arrow_ctg1, whole genome shotgun sequence DNA region contains:
- the LOC114429366 gene encoding insulin-like growth factor 2 mRNA-binding protein 1, with product MPSKPPHADIPLRLLVPTQYVGAIIGKEGATIRNITKQTQSKVDVHRKENAGAAEKPISIYSTPEGCSAACRMILDIMHQEAKDTKTADEVPLKILAHNNFVGRLIGKEGRNLKKVEQDTNTKITISPLQDLTLYNPERTITIKGPIEDCCQAEVEIMKKVREAYENDIAAMNTHLIPGLNLGALGLFPSSSNMPPPPPGNASGGAPYGCFGAPEQETVHVYIPAQAVGAIIGKKGQHIKQLSRFAGASIKIAPAEAPDSKMRMVIVTGPPEAQFKAQGRIYGKLKEENFFGPKEEVKLETHIKMAAAAAGRVIGKGGKTVNELQNLTAAEVVVPREQTPDENDQVIVKINGHFYASQLAQRKIRDILTQVKQSQKGGVAMNTSPNPQGFTEMGSHTQGLTQDHQPRRK from the exons ATGCCTTCCAAACCCCCACATGCCGACATCCCTCTGAGACTGCTCGTGCCCACGCAGTACGTCGGAGCCATCATCGGCAAGGAGGGAGCCACCATCCGCAACATCACCAAGCAGACGCAGAGCAA GGTTGACGTTCACCGCAAGGAGAATGCAGGTGCTGCAGAGAAGCCCATCAGCATCTACTCCACCCCTGAGGGCTGCTCCGCCGCCTGCCGTATGATCCTGGACATCATGCACCAGGAAGCTAAAGACACCAAGAC TGCTGATGAGGTTCCCCTGAAGATTCTCGCTCACAACAACTTTGTGGGACGCCTGATCGGAAAGGAGGGACGCAACCTGAAGAAAGTGGAACAGGACACGAACACCAAGATCACCATCTCCCC TCTTCAGGACCTGACGCTGTACAACCCAGAGAGAACCATCACAATCAAAGGCCCCATCGAAGACTGCTGCCAGGCCGAGGTGGAGATCATGAAGAAGGTCCGAGAGGCCTACGAGAACGACATCGCTGCTATGAAT ACCCACCTGATCCCTGGACTCAACCTGGGTGCTCTGGGCCTCTTCCCTTCTTCCTCCAACAtgcccccacctcctcctggaAATGCATCCGGCGGCGCCCCCTACGGCTGCTTTGGG GCTCCGGAGCAGGAGACGGTCCATGTTTACATCCCAGCACAAGCGGTGGGAGCCATCATTGGCAAGAAAGGTCAACACATCAAGCAGCTGAGCCGCTTCGCTGGAGCTTCTATCAAG attGCACCAGCTGAAGCTCCAGACTCTAAAATGAGGATGGTGATTGTGACAGGACCCCCTGAGGCTCAGTTTAag GCTCAGGGCAGAATCTACGGCAAACTGAAGGAGGAGAACTTCTTTGGGCCAAAGGAGGAGGTCAAGCTGGAGACCCACATCAAGATGgccgctgctgcagcaggaagggTCATCGGCAAAGGAGGCAAGACG GTGAATGAGCTGCAgaacctgacagcagctgaggTGGTGGTGCCCAGAGAACAGACGCCTGACGAAAACGACCAGGTTATCGTAAAGATCAACGGACATTTCTACGCAAGCCAG CTGGCTCAGAGGAAGATCCGTGACATCCTGACCCAGGTGAAACAGTCACAGAAAGGTGGGGTGGCCATGAACACCAGCCCTAACCCACAGGGCTTCACAGAGATGGGCAGCCATACGCAGGGACTGACTCAGGACCACCAGCCACGCAGGAAGTGA